A genome region from Leptodactylus fuscus isolate aLepFus1 chromosome 6, aLepFus1.hap2, whole genome shotgun sequence includes the following:
- the CDK5R1 gene encoding cyclin-dependent kinase 5 activator 1, with the protein MGTVLSVSPSYRKAGLFEGSSSSVAHYTAVQNSKNGKSLKRHSFISVLPWKRLVAVSSKKRQPKKGQANGSYQNNVTHLNSENLKKSLSPSNLSSFTQDSKDSITKDSVSSGSKSTQQQQVHSSPKRVVVQASTSELLRCLGEFLCRRCYKLKHLSPTEPVLWLRSVDRSLLLQGWQDQGFITPANVVFLYMLCRDVISSELSSEQELQASLLTCVYLSYSYMGNEISYPLKPFLVESSKEAFWDRCLSVIGLMSPKMLRINADPQYFTQIFADLKAEGGQEEKNRLLIGLDR; encoded by the coding sequence ATGGGGACTGTCCTGTCTGTGTCCCCAAGCTACCGCAAGGCTGGACTCTTTGAAGGGAGCTCCTCAAGTGTGGCCCATTATACTGCCGTCCAGAACAGCAAGAATGGAAAATCTCTGAAGAGACATTCCTTCATCTCTGTCTTGCCCTGGAAGAGACTTGTGGCTGTCTCATCCAAGAAGAGACAGCCAAAAAAGGGTCAAGCCAACGGTAGTTACCAGAATAATGTAACTCATCTCAACAGTGAGAATCTCAAGAAGTCTTTGTCTCCTTCTAATCTATCAAGCTTCACACAAGACTCTAAAGATTCCATTACTAAAGACTCAGTATCTTCTGGTAGCAAGTCTACTCAACAGCAGCAAGTGCACTCCTCTCCGAAAAGAGTGGTGGTGCAGGCATCAACCAGCGAGCTGCTTAGATGTTTAGGGGAGTTCCTTTGTCGAAGGTGTTACAAACTCAAGCATCTTTCCCCTACAGAGCCCGTCCTGTGGCTAAGAAGTGTTGACAGATCCCTTCTCCTTCAAGGGTGGCAGGATCAGGGCTTCATCACTCCGGCCAATGTGGTCTTTCTTTACATGCTCTGTCGAGACGTCATATCTTCTGAGCTGAGCAGTGAGCAAGAACTTCAGGCCTCTTTGTTAACTTGTGTCTATCTGTCATATTCCTACATGGGCAATGAGATCTCTTACCCCCTTAAGCCCTTCCTTGTGGAAAGCTCAAAGGAGGCTTTTTGGGACCGTTGCCTTTCTGTCATTGGACTAATGAGCCCAAAGATGCTGCGCATCAATGCTGACCCCCAGTATTTTACTCAGATCTTCGCTGACCTTAAAGCTGAAGGTGGACAAGAAGAGAAGAACCGACTGTTGATTGGCCTGGATCGGTGA